The Daucus carota subsp. sativus chromosome 7, DH1 v3.0, whole genome shotgun sequence genome window below encodes:
- the LOC108194068 gene encoding uncharacterized protein LOC108194068 isoform X2 — protein sequence MDQNATLEEGDHSKKGLELVKSASDKNLDLLRPSARYFSMTKGQTIDAADREKGRYTLIRDVDDFQQGIYDKPLPCFGCGIGWFSFLLGFTFPLMWYYATILYLGNYYRKDPRERAGLAASAVAAMACTLLVMIIAVVMLFR from the exons ATGGATCAGA ATGCTACTCTTGAGGAGGGAGATCATTCAAAAAAGGGACTTGAATTGGTGAAATCAGCCTCAGATAAGAATCTTGACCTTCTGAGGCCATCAGCTCGTTACTTTTCAATGACTAAAG GACAAACAATAGATGCTGCAGATCGGGAAAAAGGCAGATATACCCTTATAAGGGATGTAGATGATTTCCAACAAGGAATCTATGATAAACCACTTCCATGCTTTGGTTGTGGAATCGGGTGGTTCTC TTTTCTCCTGGGCTTTACATTCCCATTGATGTGGTATTATGCTACAATTTTGTATCTCGGAAACTACTATCGGAAAGACCCTCGAGAACGAGCTGGCCTTGCTGCTTCTGCAGTTGCT GCAATGGCATGTACACTTCTGGTGATGATCATAGCAGTTGTAATGTTATTCCGGTGA
- the LOC108193899 gene encoding UBP1-associated proteins 1C, with amino-acid sequence MVWFQCEDCGDNLKKPKLLGHFRMCSANKLSCIDCGQVFGQQSVQGHTQCITEMEKYGPKGQVKASTNTTPNPKSDSKMKPEVDINVGLSERPPWFCRLCNTSATSRQTLLLHAEGKKHRAKARAFHASMQPPKQTEELTPTTKVSSESNLKDRVVGNQDVVEPKELGLPEVAPAHNGSEMGTVHANSLTSKKRKHSSDKQNVEVGNGEDEIECKEKKSKQSVGKDDQVTGTKSFTREAKKNIKWKKLIASALESNSDGVLKLRKLQKFVQKALVDSEIMLDESQVKETVEQKINSSSRFSVDGKYVRLVVKN; translated from the exons atGGTGTGGTTTCAGTGCGAGGATTGCGGAGATAATCTCAAGAAGCCGAAGCTCCTTGGTCACTTCAGAATGTGCTCTGCCAATAag CTATCTTGCATCGATTGTGGACAAGTGTTTGGGCAGCAAAGTGTTCAAGGACACACACAATGCATCACTGAGATG GAAAAATATGGTCCCAAGGGTCAAGTTAAAGCTTCAACAAATACAACTCCGAATCCCAAGAGTGACTCAAAAATGAAACCGGAGGTTGATATAAATGTTGGTTTGTCAGAACGCCCTCCATGGTTTTGTAG ACTCTGCAATACCAGTGCTACAAGCAGGCAAACTCTTCTTCTCCATGCTGAAGGTAAGAAGCACAGAGCAAAGGCTAGAGCATTCCATGCGTCAATGCAACCACCCAAACAAACAGAAGAATTAACTCCGACCACCAAAGTTTCTTCTGAAAGCAACTTAAAGGACCGAGTAGTTGGAAATCAAGATGTAGTGGAACCAAAGGAATTAGGTCTTCCAGAAGTTGCCCCTGCGCATAATGGCTCTGAAATGGGAACCGTACATGCAAATTCGTTAACAAGTAAGAAGAGAAAACATTCAAGTGATAAACAGAATGTTGAAGTAGGAAATGGTGAAGACGAAATAGAATGCAAGGAAAAGAAATCTAAACAGAGTGTGGGTAAAGATGACCAAGTGACGGGCACTAAATCTTTTACTAGAGAAGCAAAGAAGAATATAAAGTGGAAGAAGCTGATTGCTTCAGCCCTGGAATCG AATTCAGACGGAGTTCTAAAATTGAGGAAACTACAAAAATTTGTTCAGAAGGCTCTTGTGGATTCTGAGATTATGCTAGATGAGAGCCAAGTTAAAGAAACAGTCGAGCAAAAG ATCAACTCGAGCTCCAGATTCTCAGTTGATGGTAAATATGTTCGTCTAGTGGTGAAAAATTGA
- the LOC108194068 gene encoding uncharacterized protein LOC108194068 isoform X1 has product MDQSSCFITDATLEEGDHSKKGLELVKSASDKNLDLLRPSARYFSMTKGQTIDAADREKGRYTLIRDVDDFQQGIYDKPLPCFGCGIGWFSFLLGFTFPLMWYYATILYLGNYYRKDPRERAGLAASAVAAMACTLLVMIIAVVMLFR; this is encoded by the exons ATGGATCAGA GCTCCTGTTTCATCACAGATGCTACTCTTGAGGAGGGAGATCATTCAAAAAAGGGACTTGAATTGGTGAAATCAGCCTCAGATAAGAATCTTGACCTTCTGAGGCCATCAGCTCGTTACTTTTCAATGACTAAAG GACAAACAATAGATGCTGCAGATCGGGAAAAAGGCAGATATACCCTTATAAGGGATGTAGATGATTTCCAACAAGGAATCTATGATAAACCACTTCCATGCTTTGGTTGTGGAATCGGGTGGTTCTC TTTTCTCCTGGGCTTTACATTCCCATTGATGTGGTATTATGCTACAATTTTGTATCTCGGAAACTACTATCGGAAAGACCCTCGAGAACGAGCTGGCCTTGCTGCTTCTGCAGTTGCT GCAATGGCATGTACACTTCTGGTGATGATCATAGCAGTTGTAATGTTATTCCGGTGA
- the LOC108193561 gene encoding U-box domain-containing protein 34, with protein MVSVAVAVKDGSGSRRAVRWAAENLMLSDAHHLILIHVFPTLTCIPTPSGKQIPIKDMDSDVVEMYVQDMKSRLEQMFLPFKKLCKSKDITTVLLEGDNPASSLVSFLTDSGITTLVLASSSSNCITRKLKGPEVASTVVKHAPPTCNLYVVSSNRITFKSAISLSANGKDYCLLTERGQGASMKNQRLPAFISSSEEVGFQKSSAKSLIKYPSSMLFRHKSHKNIQRKLADDISENRPLQRSSTSQSSTYSEQSDAHAEVEQVRLELQKVVGLYNRACEDLVHAQAKVHVLSSDYLEESKRVNEAIKNEEKLRIMAVDEKERHVEAVNEIEMAKNLLSKEIYERQIAEVKATQESMEKQRVIDALLLGDGRYKRYTRDQIEVATDFFSVTKVIGVGSYGKVYKCKLDHTPVAIKVLTPDASDRRYEFLTEIEVLSQLRHPHIVLLLGACPEIGCLVYEYMENGSLDDHIVCRNSNQSLSWVIRFRLAFEVACGLSFLHNSKPEPIIHRDLKPGNILRDRNFSSKIGDVGLAKLISDAVPDNVTEYGNSVLAGTLLYMDPEYQRTGTVRPKSDLYGFGIIILQLITAQHPYGLTQRVENAFESGSFADVLDKSIKNWPLAETVKLTQLALKCSALRCRDRPDLDTEVLPVLKKLAAFADASEKVTEIINAPGHFYCPILQEVMDDPHIASDGYTYEHKAIRMWVDRQNVSPVTKQRLKHKMLTPDHSLHSAIQAWRLNVASSRT; from the exons ATGGTTTCCGTGGCGGTGGCCGTGAAAGATGGCAGTGGTAGCAGACGCGCCGTCCGGTGGGCGGCGGAGAATCTTATGTTGTCTGATGCTCATCATCTTATACTCATCCATGTCTTCCCCACTCTCACTTGTATCCCTACTCCAT CAGGAAAACAAATTCCTATCAAGGACATGGATTCTGATGTGGTGGAGATGTATGTACAAGATATGAAATCAAGGCTTGAACAAATGTTTCTGCCATTCAAGAAATTATGCAAGAGCAAGGAT ATCACCACTGTGCTGCTGGAAGGGGACAACCCTGCATCATCGCTTGTTAGCTTTCTAACTGACTCGGGGATAACAACCTTAGTTCTCGCTTCTTCGTCTTCCAACTGCATTACAAG AAAGCTAAAGGGCCCTGAGGTAGCTTCAACTGTTGTCAAACATGCTCCTCCCACTTGTAATCTTTATGTGGTTTCTTCCAACCGGATTACTTTCAAATCTGCAATCTCATTGTCCGCCAATG GCAAAGATTATTGTTTGTTGACTGAGAGGGGACAAGGTGCTTCAATGAAAAATCAACGTTTGCCTGCTTTCATTTCTTCCTCTGAGGAGGTTGGCTTTCAAAAAAGTTCTGCAAAATCACTGATCAAATATCCAAGTTCTATGCTCTTCAGACATAAAAGCCACAAAAATATTCAAAGAAAATTGGCTGATGATATTTCAGAAAATCGTCCACTACAAAGATCATCAACTTCTCAGTCTTCTACCTATTCAGAGCAA TCAGATGCTCATGCTGAAGTAGAGCAAGTTCGTCTAGAATTACAAAAAGTTGTCGGGTTGTATAACCGAGCTTGTGAAGACCTTGTCCATGCCCAAGCCAAG GTCCATGTACTTTCTTCTGACTACCTTGAAGAGTCTAAAAGGGTGAATGAAGCCataaaaaatgaagaaaaattaAGAATAATGGCAGTTGACGAGAAGGAAAGGCATGTGGAAGCTGTAAATGAAATTGAGATGGCAAAAAATTTGTTATCTAAAGAGATTTATGAAAGACAAATTGCAGAAGTAAAAGCTACGCAGGAGTCCATGGAGAAGCAAAGGGTTATTGATGCACTTTTGTTGGGTGATGGAAGGTACAAGAGGTACACTAGAGATCAAATAGAGGTAGCAACTGatttcttttctgtgaccaaggTCATCGGTGTAGGATCATACGGGAAAGTTTACAAATGCAAACTTGATCACACCCCTGTAGCCATCAAAGTTCTTACTCCCGATGCATCTGACAGAAGATATGAGTTTTTGACAGAG ATTGAAGTTCTCAGCCAACTACGCCACCCACACATAGTTTTACTGCTTGGAGCCTGTCCAGAGATTGGTTGCCTTGTTTACGAGTATATGGAAAACGGAAGCCTAGACGATCATATAGTTTGCAGGAACAGTAACCAATCTCTTTCATGGGTCATTCGGTTCAGATTGGCTTTTGAAGTAGCCTGTGGACTTTCATTCTTGCACAACTCAAAACCAGAGCCTATCATCCATCGAGACTTGAAGCCAGGGAACATTTTGCGAGACAGAAATTTCTCAAGCAAGATTGGAGATGTAGGCTTGGCAAAACTCATTTCAGATGCTGTACCTGACAATGTCACAGAATATGGAAACTCAGTTCTTGCAGGTACACTCTTGTACATGGATCCAGAGTATCAGAGAACAGGCACAGTTCGACCCAAGTCTGATCTATACGGTTTTGGCATCATAATTCTACAATTAATAACTGCTCAGCATCCTTACGGGCTTACACAAAGAGTTGAAAATGCTTTTGAAAGTGGTTCTTTCGCAGACGTACTggataaatcaattaaaaattggCCTTTGGCCGAAACAGTGAAATTAACCCAGTTGGCCTTGAAGTGCTCCGCTCTCAGATGCAGAGATAGGCCAGATCTCGATACTGAAGTGCTTCCAGTGTTGAAGAAGCTTGCTGCCTTTGCAGATGCAAGTGAAAAGGTCACTGAAATTATTAATGCACCTGGGCATTTCTACTGCCCAATTCTTCAG GAAGTAATGGATGATCCACATATTGCTTCTGATGGTTACACATACGAGCATAAAGCAATACGAATGTGGGTGGACAGGCAGAATGTTTCCCCGGTAACAAAACAGCGGTTGAAGCATAAGATGCTTACTCCAGACCACAGTTTACATTCTGCTATACAGGCATGGAGGTTAAATGTAGCATCCTCAAGAACATAG